In Cydia fagiglandana chromosome 3, ilCydFagi1.1, whole genome shotgun sequence, the following are encoded in one genomic region:
- the LOC134680079 gene encoding HEAT repeat-containing protein 3 encodes MGKIRKPKRTKVRQNVVAQNSDDEEEVMGDSKENVVQTILDQLQAANVEEKYCGLQTFAMLIETPENIELVLNKGLIKVVAPLLLDQASSVRNAAAGALRNFSAAGHEACEGLLEQDAMTTLICYFHEHTESFTPESSSATKDEDMDTIIQCINLLWNLCESSDLAIKYLGQSRILDILPRYLDLTTFGNDIVTAVLQCLIVVVEDNPQAMEKIKSNSEKQLQELLSLESNEPAMLLVKTLAAGVTINICGNITSLPGNVIHQIIAILANTLSVDHRAACNQLSSDVPLPDGAGKITAPKGKAAQALENHIKSVTQMLDAQQSAVEIVANICSSEDAEDSVDGGDSSDSEDLPDDDLNCNGDETMLPEDKLPIEILEALVSLEIFDKVWAKTQLPAENVLMILKEYEGSALLYKKLQNLQTRSLLCVNNMLSSLPIENLGGVNGVYRLWVEAGKMVFKQNSDAFLLESATAVMRASLDKIKLRESGNTDNVLFSDLAVSDLEMMLTGIRECTAPEIRSNLIRMIGLLALLLVNTLNDASANVICTITDFILDQAHKENEVWVLAEAIDTIIDLYSEDETDALAAKLNLVEKLNALSPVLKNKARQQKKLPKEYKVLVSTVTSNLPRFIKYKKGRISKL; translated from the exons ATGGGTAAAATAAGAAAACCCAAGCGTACGAAGGTCAGGCAAAATGTAGTCGCTCAGAATTCCGATGATGAAGAAGAAGTGATGGGGGATTCGAAAGAAAATGTAGTTCAAACTATCCTCGATCAGTTACAG GCTGCCAATGTGGAAGAGAAATATTGTGGCCTTCAGACCTTTGCCATGTTAATAGAAACTCCAGAAAACATTGAACTTGTTCTAAACAAAGGTCTAATTAAAGTGGTAGCTCCGCTGTTGTTAGATCAGGCCAGCTCCGTCAGGAATGCCGCTGCTGGAGCGCTGCGGAACTTCTCTGCTGCGGGACATGAGGCCTGCGAGGGCCTGCTTGAACAAGATGCTATGACTACACTAATATGTTACTTCCATGAG CATACAGAATCCTTTACACCAGAGTCCAGTTCTGCTACTAAAGATGAGGATATGGACACAATTATTCAGTGTATTAACTTGCTTTGGAACTTGTGTGAAAGCTCAG ATCTAGCTATCAAGTACCTTGGACAGTCAAGAATATTAGACATATTACCCAGATACCTGGATTTGACAACTTTTGGTAATGACATCGTAACTGCAGTGTTACAATGCCTTATAGTGGTTGTAGAAGATAATCCACAAGCTATGGAGAAAATAAAGTCTAATTCAGAAAAGCAGTTACAGGAATTACTGTCACTAGAGAGCAATGAGCCTGCAATGCTTTTAGTGAAGACTCTTGCTGCCGGAGTCACTATAAACATATGTGGAAATATAACAAGTCTGCCTGGCAATGTTATTCACCAGATTATTGCTATTCTGGCCAATACTCTATCTGTAGATCACAGAGCAGCATGTAACCAGCTTTCTAGTGATGTGCCATTGCCTGATGGAGCTGGTAAGATTACAGCGCCAAAAGGAAAAGCAGCTCAAGCGTTGGAGAATCACATAAAATCTGTCACACAAATGTTGGATGCACAGCAGAGTGCTGTGGAGATTGTGGCCAATATTTGTTCTAGTGAAG ATGCAGAAGACTCTGTTGACGGTGGGGACTCATCAGACAGTGAAGACCTGCCTGATGATGACTTGAATTGTAATGGTGATGAAACTATGTTGCCTGAAGATAAATTACCGATTGAAATTTTAGAGGCTCTGGTCTCACTGGAAATATTTGACAAGGTGTGGGCGAAAACGCAGTTACCTGCGGAAAATGTGTTGATGATATTGAAAGAATATGAGGGATCAGCATTGCTCtataaaaa ACTTCAGAATCTACAAACACGATCTCTGCTATGCGTGAACAACATGTTATCTAGTTTACCCATAGAGAACCTTGGTGGGGTAAACGGCGTCTACAGGCTTTGGGTGGAGGCGGGCAAGATGGTCTTTAAGCAGAACTCCGACGCTTTCCTCTTGGAGTCGGCCACGGCCGTCATGAGGGCGTCGTTAGATAAAATAAAGCTCAGGGAGAGTGGAAACACTGATAATGTTCTGTTCAGTGATTTAGCTGTGTCTGATTTggag ATGATGTTAACAGGCATCCGCGAATGTACTGCCCCCGAAATACGATCCAATCTGATCCGTATGATCGGACTGCTGGCTCTCCTATTGGTGAACACCTTGAACGACGCTTCGGCAAACGTAATATGCACCATCACAGACTTCATATTAGACCAAGCACATAAAGAGAACGAAGTGTGGGTGCTAGCGGAGGCAATAGATACTATTATTGATCTATATTCAGAAGATGAAACAGATGCGCTGGCTGCTAAACTGAATCTTGTAGAAAAATTGAATGCGTTATCACCGGTACTCAAGAACAAG GCAAGGCAGCAGAAGAAGCTACCAAAGGAATATAAAGTTCTCGTCAGCACTGTCACGTCAAATTTACCAAGATTTATTAAGTATAAGAAAGGAAGAATAAGTAAGTTATGA